The following proteins are co-located in the Pedobacter sp. FW305-3-2-15-E-R2A2 genome:
- a CDS encoding TolC family protein: MPKSLLFVITLCGILTLGSPGADAQMLKLKDAISTALNNYGSIKAKGNYVSASEAGVQQARRDYLPNLSLSAQQDYGTINGQNGPSYGLGGLGVASSGPSLDRQNWNAAFGALYLANVNWDFFTFGRIKEKIKVAQTLLKRDANDLAQEKFQHEIRVSAAYLNLIAAQRLRKSQERNLDRAVTFKNTAVVRASNGLIAGVDSSLAKAEVSSAKIALTKAKDLEQEQANRLGILMGITATDMVLDTASITRVPAVLYQDSLLNENAHPLLKYYRNRVELSNEQAKLFRKSYYPTFSLFGVMQGRGSGFSSAYAQNQSAFTQNYADGINPVRGNYLLGVGMVWNLTTILRTHPQVRAQEYLSKGLQNEYELVEQQLQAQVAIADAKLKNAVDNYKEAPVQVKAASDAYLQKSTLYKNGLSTIVDLTQALYTLNRAETDRDIAYTNVWQALLLKSAALGNFDLFINEF; encoded by the coding sequence ATGCCTAAATCCTTATTATTTGTAATTACACTATGCGGCATTTTAACGCTTGGCAGCCCGGGTGCAGATGCACAAATGCTCAAATTAAAAGATGCGATCAGCACTGCCCTGAATAATTATGGAAGCATCAAAGCAAAAGGGAATTATGTGAGCGCTTCAGAAGCAGGCGTTCAGCAGGCCCGCCGGGATTACCTGCCCAATCTGAGTTTATCTGCACAGCAGGATTACGGAACGATTAACGGACAAAACGGACCTTCCTATGGCCTTGGCGGATTGGGAGTCGCTTCCAGCGGACCATCCCTTGACCGGCAGAACTGGAATGCTGCTTTTGGCGCTTTGTACCTGGCCAACGTAAACTGGGACTTCTTTACCTTCGGAAGGATCAAAGAGAAAATCAAAGTTGCTCAAACGCTGCTCAAAAGAGATGCGAATGACCTGGCACAGGAAAAATTCCAGCATGAAATCAGAGTTTCAGCAGCTTACCTGAACCTTATTGCGGCCCAACGGCTTCGTAAATCGCAGGAACGAAACCTCGACCGGGCGGTCACTTTTAAGAATACTGCGGTTGTCAGGGCCAGTAACGGCTTGATTGCAGGAGTCGATTCTTCCCTGGCCAAGGCCGAAGTTTCCAGTGCCAAAATTGCCTTGACCAAGGCTAAAGATCTGGAACAGGAACAGGCAAACCGATTGGGCATATTGATGGGCATCACCGCTACGGATATGGTGCTGGATACCGCTTCCATCACCCGGGTGCCCGCGGTCTTGTATCAGGACAGTCTGCTCAATGAAAATGCCCATCCGCTGTTAAAGTACTATCGCAACAGGGTTGAGTTGAGTAATGAACAGGCGAAGTTATTCCGCAAATCTTATTACCCTACCTTTTCTTTATTTGGGGTAATGCAGGGCAGGGGATCAGGCTTCAGTTCCGCCTATGCGCAAAATCAGAGTGCTTTTACCCAAAACTATGCCGATGGCATCAACCCGGTAAGAGGAAATTACCTGTTAGGTGTTGGAATGGTCTGGAACCTGACCACCATTCTGAGGACACATCCTCAGGTGAGGGCACAGGAATATCTTTCCAAAGGATTACAGAATGAATATGAGCTGGTTGAGCAACAATTACAGGCACAGGTGGCCATTGCTGATGCCAAATTGAAAAATGCGGTCGACAACTATAAAGAAGCACCGGTCCAGGTGAAAGCAGCTTCAGATGCTTACCTGCAGAAAAGCACCTTGTATAAAAATGGGCTCAGCACGATTGTAGACCTCACTCAGGCGCTGTATACCCTTAACCGGGCAGAGACTGACCGGGATATTGCCTACACCAATGTATGGCAGGCCCTGCTGCTGAAATCTGCCGCCCTTGGAAATTTTGACCTGTTTATCAACGAATTTTAA
- a CDS encoding efflux RND transporter permease subunit, translating into MNLIRFALRKPISILVLVAGLFFFGIGAIKDIKVDILPKMNLPVIYIAHPFGGYTPTQMEAYFGKQYINILLFASGVKTIETKNVQGLMLMKLTYYEGTNMAQAASELSALSNRAQAIFPPGSQPPFIIRFDASSLPVGQLVLSSPIRSNNELQDLANTYVRASFTAIPGLLSPAPFGGNIRTIEINVDPELLRSHNMTVDQVVEAIKVNNQTAPSGNVRMGNQNYLTPTNYTIQKVKEFENIPLFKGGVQNLYLRDVAVVKDGADATAGYALINGKRSVYLSIAKSGDASTWDVVSKLKENLPAIQNTLPEDVKLSYEFDQSVYVINAVKSLISEGVIGALLTGLMVLLFLGDKRAALIVILTIPTSIVAGVLFLKLFGQTINIMSLSGLALAIGILVDESTVTIENIHQHFDMGKPKALAIWDACKEIAFPKLLILFCILAVFAPAFTMSGIPGALFLPLALAIGFSMIVSFFLSQTFVPIMANWLMVAHPKKAKAHGAEITEYEAVFNETGLSLESEKDTLNQKKVLVEREDFNNDGKVSLFERFRNRFMRFLDRIMPHRKIVVLGYLVLIVGAAALLLSNIGRDVLPKVNSSQFQLRMRAPDGTRLERTEEKVQVILKELKNIVGPEHLSISSVYVGQHPALFSVNPIYLFMAGPHEAVFQVGFKDYHEDMEEFKDQLRERVKKLEPDVKLSFEPIELTDKVLSQGSPTPVEVRIAGKNKAQNEVYARKVMKALQTIPYLRDIQLAQAVKYPSLNVNIDRVKAAQLGVDLTDISRSLVASTSSSRYTDKNIWIDEKINLAYSVQVQVPFNQMNSKEDLGEIPLLRNVNRPVLSDVATITSDTTYGENDNLGAMPYLSVTANLNKMDLGSAAKDVQKAISSVGELPRGLIVQPVGMIKVLDETLGSLQSGLLVAIVVIFLMLSANFQSFKVPLVILTTVPAVVLGSLLLLKITGSTLNLQSYMGIIMSVGVSIANAVLLITNAEHLRLHNGNALESAREAAALRIRPIIMTSVAMVAGMLPMAIGHGEGGDQVSPLGRAVIGGLIASTFAVLIILPLVFAWVQGKVSTASISLDPEDKESKHYIKGLED; encoded by the coding sequence ATGAATTTAATACGTTTTGCACTTAGAAAACCGATCTCCATTCTGGTCCTTGTTGCCGGATTGTTCTTCTTCGGAATTGGTGCCATCAAAGATATTAAGGTAGATATTTTACCTAAAATGAACCTTCCGGTCATTTATATTGCCCATCCTTTTGGTGGATATACACCGACACAGATGGAAGCTTATTTCGGAAAGCAATACATCAATATATTACTTTTTGCCAGTGGGGTAAAAACCATTGAAACCAAAAATGTGCAGGGGCTGATGCTGATGAAGCTGACCTATTATGAGGGAACAAATATGGCCCAGGCGGCATCAGAACTTAGTGCCTTATCTAACCGGGCTCAGGCGATTTTTCCGCCGGGTTCCCAGCCACCCTTTATCATCAGATTTGATGCTTCTTCCTTACCCGTCGGACAATTGGTGCTGAGCAGTCCCATACGCTCCAATAATGAGTTGCAGGATCTTGCCAATACTTATGTTCGCGCCTCCTTTACGGCAATCCCCGGACTCTTATCACCGGCACCATTTGGCGGGAATATCAGAACGATTGAGATCAATGTCGACCCTGAGTTATTACGATCCCATAACATGACGGTAGATCAGGTGGTAGAGGCGATTAAGGTGAACAATCAAACGGCGCCATCAGGGAATGTGCGTATGGGCAATCAAAACTACCTGACCCCAACAAATTATACGATTCAGAAGGTTAAAGAATTCGAAAATATTCCTTTGTTTAAAGGAGGGGTACAAAACCTATACCTGCGCGATGTGGCAGTAGTGAAAGATGGAGCAGATGCCACAGCAGGTTATGCACTGATTAATGGTAAACGTTCTGTATACCTGAGTATTGCTAAATCCGGAGATGCCTCTACCTGGGATGTGGTGAGTAAACTCAAAGAAAATTTGCCGGCAATTCAGAATACCCTGCCGGAAGATGTCAAACTTTCCTACGAATTTGACCAGTCTGTATATGTGATCAATGCCGTGAAAAGTTTGATCAGTGAAGGAGTCATTGGTGCCTTGCTTACCGGTTTGATGGTGCTTTTATTTCTGGGAGATAAACGGGCAGCATTGATCGTGATCCTGACCATTCCGACTTCCATAGTGGCAGGAGTGCTGTTTTTGAAGCTCTTCGGACAAACGATCAACATCATGTCTTTAAGTGGACTGGCATTGGCCATTGGTATTCTGGTCGACGAATCTACCGTAACGATTGAAAACATTCACCAGCATTTCGATATGGGTAAACCCAAGGCCCTGGCCATCTGGGATGCCTGTAAGGAGATCGCTTTTCCTAAATTATTGATCCTGTTTTGTATCCTGGCTGTATTTGCACCTGCATTTACCATGTCGGGTATTCCGGGCGCTTTATTCCTGCCGCTGGCCCTGGCCATCGGATTCTCGATGATTGTCTCTTTCTTCTTATCACAAACATTTGTACCGATCATGGCCAACTGGCTGATGGTTGCACATCCTAAGAAAGCGAAAGCACATGGCGCAGAGATCACAGAATATGAAGCGGTATTCAACGAAACCGGATTGAGCCTGGAATCAGAAAAGGATACTTTAAATCAAAAGAAAGTACTGGTAGAACGTGAAGATTTTAATAATGATGGTAAAGTTTCTCTTTTTGAACGCTTTAGGAATCGTTTCATGCGCTTCCTCGACCGCATTATGCCACATCGGAAAATCGTGGTTTTAGGTTATCTCGTGCTGATTGTGGGTGCTGCAGCCTTATTGTTAAGCAATATTGGAAGAGATGTTCTGCCTAAAGTCAATTCGAGTCAGTTTCAATTGAGAATGCGTGCACCAGACGGGACAAGGTTAGAACGAACAGAAGAAAAGGTACAGGTGATTCTGAAAGAATTAAAAAATATCGTTGGTCCGGAACATTTATCCATCTCTTCTGTATACGTGGGACAGCATCCTGCTTTATTCTCTGTAAACCCGATCTACCTGTTTATGGCCGGACCACATGAAGCCGTTTTTCAGGTTGGGTTTAAGGATTACCATGAAGATATGGAAGAATTTAAAGATCAGCTGAGGGAAAGAGTGAAAAAGCTGGAGCCTGATGTTAAACTTTCCTTTGAGCCGATCGAACTTACGGATAAAGTACTGAGTCAGGGTTCTCCAACTCCGGTAGAAGTCCGCATTGCGGGAAAGAACAAAGCACAGAATGAAGTGTATGCGAGAAAGGTCATGAAGGCCTTACAAACGATTCCTTATCTGCGGGATATTCAGTTGGCTCAAGCCGTTAAGTATCCCTCGTTGAACGTCAATATCGACCGGGTTAAAGCGGCACAACTGGGCGTAGACCTGACCGATATTTCGAGATCTCTCGTGGCTTCTACCTCTTCTTCCAGGTACACCGATAAAAATATATGGATAGATGAAAAGATCAACCTGGCTTATAGTGTTCAGGTTCAGGTGCCTTTTAACCAGATGAACAGCAAAGAAGATTTGGGGGAGATTCCTTTGTTGAGGAATGTCAACCGACCCGTATTGAGCGACGTGGCGACCATCACCTCCGATACCACTTATGGCGAGAATGATAATTTAGGTGCCATGCCTTATCTTTCTGTGACTGCAAACCTGAATAAAATGGACCTCGGTTCTGCAGCTAAAGATGTTCAAAAAGCGATCAGCTCAGTAGGAGAGCTGCCCAGGGGATTAATTGTACAGCCTGTAGGAATGATCAAAGTGCTGGACGAAACTTTGGGTAGCCTGCAATCAGGACTTTTGGTGGCCATTGTGGTGATCTTTCTGATGCTTTCTGCCAATTTCCAATCCTTTAAAGTGCCATTGGTGATCCTGACGACCGTACCTGCAGTGGTTTTGGGATCCCTGCTTTTACTGAAAATTACGGGCTCAACCCTGAACCTTCAATCCTATATGGGGATCATCATGTCGGTAGGGGTATCCATTGCCAATGCGGTTTTGCTCATTACCAATGCAGAACATCTGCGCTTGCACAATGGCAATGCACTGGAATCAGCCCGAGAAGCTGCGGCTTTAAGAATCAGACCCATCATCATGACGAGTGTGGCGATGGTTGCAGGAATGTTGCCGATGGCGATCGGACACGGAGAGGGCGGAGATCAGGTTTCTCCTTTGGGGAGAGCGGTGATCGGAGGTTTGATTGCCTCTACTTTTGCCGTGTTGATTATATTGCCACTCGTATTTGCATGGGTACAGGGAAAGGTTTCTACAGCTTCGATCTCTTTAGATCCGGAGGATAAAGAAAGTAAACATTATATCAAAGGACTGGAAGATTAA
- a CDS encoding efflux RND transporter periplasmic adaptor subunit, producing the protein MRTNTTRNTMILTGSLALLTIINGCTATAKKEVVTTEKKPEIATFKLEKEKLSTALQLPGELSAFQQVDLYAKVSSFVKTLKVDIGSEVTKGQLLMTLEAPETNSQLAAAQSRLKAQEALYTASKANYDRLYETSKTPGTISKNDLDQAVARRNSDLAQFEAAKAAYKEVSNIRDYLEIRAPFNGIITARNVNLGAYVGPSGKGSEFPLFTLQEQKNLRLAVSIPEVYTGYLKDGHEVTFSVKSMPEKTFTAKVKRLSGALDLRLRSERVEIDVPNTGKELLPGMVAEVHIPLPANASTFTVPRKAVLETAEGIFVWKVVQNKAVKVNVKKGRLTDGKTEIFGELNAGDEIVTEPSEELREGNVIKP; encoded by the coding sequence ATGAGAACAAACACCACAAGAAATACCATGATCTTAACAGGAAGCTTAGCCCTGTTGACGATCATTAATGGTTGTACCGCCACCGCAAAGAAAGAAGTAGTCACGACAGAGAAAAAGCCGGAGATCGCTACATTTAAACTCGAAAAAGAAAAACTGTCCACGGCTTTACAGTTGCCGGGAGAGCTGAGTGCTTTCCAGCAGGTAGACCTCTATGCAAAGGTGAGCAGTTTTGTGAAGACCTTAAAAGTTGACATCGGATCGGAAGTAACCAAAGGCCAGTTGTTAATGACCCTGGAAGCGCCGGAAACAAATTCCCAGCTTGCTGCTGCACAATCCAGGTTAAAAGCACAGGAAGCATTGTATACTGCCAGCAAGGCAAATTACGACCGGTTATATGAAACAAGTAAAACGCCGGGGACGATCTCGAAAAATGACCTCGACCAGGCCGTTGCCCGCAGAAATTCGGACCTGGCACAGTTTGAAGCCGCAAAAGCTGCTTATAAAGAAGTGAGCAATATCAGGGATTACCTGGAAATACGGGCTCCTTTTAATGGCATCATCACGGCAAGGAATGTGAATTTAGGGGCTTATGTAGGCCCTTCAGGAAAAGGATCTGAATTTCCTTTATTCACCTTGCAGGAACAGAAAAATCTGCGTCTGGCGGTTTCCATACCTGAGGTGTATACCGGTTACCTGAAAGATGGACATGAGGTGACTTTTAGCGTAAAGTCGATGCCTGAAAAGACCTTTACCGCAAAAGTAAAACGCTTATCCGGCGCGCTGGATTTACGCTTGCGTTCAGAAAGAGTAGAAATAGATGTGCCCAATACGGGTAAAGAGCTATTGCCGGGAATGGTGGCTGAGGTTCATATTCCGCTCCCTGCAAATGCAAGCACTTTTACGGTTCCGAGGAAAGCCGTTCTCGAAACAGCTGAGGGCATCTTTGTCTGGAAAGTGGTACAAAATAAAGCAGTAAAGGTAAACGTTAAAAAAGGGAGATTAACGGATGGTAAAACCGAGATTTTTGGCGAACTTAATGCTGGTGATGAAATTGTTACGGAACCATCGGAAGAACTTCGTGAAGGTAACGTGATCAAACCGTAA
- a CDS encoding helix-turn-helix transcriptional regulator translates to MLTKNPDLHLANKTQSLQDYYDWLRVIRPDISIPNLDMVSDIGHFGVFKRSTHCTLHPTPYNRRDFYKISLIIGSGILHYPNQRIEVNGRALLFTNPNIPYAWECTSDTQSGYFCLFTENFIHKRNESLRESLLWRIHDCPMININEEQEKTFMEIFVKMMGELDGDYIHKYEMLRNYIHLIVHEALKVRPADTYFKENNASVRLTSLFLELLERQFPIGSTDHILELKTAHDFAHKLSVHVNHLNHAVKEVTGRTTSEHISKRIATEAVALLKHTEWNVAQIAYCLGFEYPANFNIFFRRQMQGTPKSFR, encoded by the coding sequence ATGTTAACCAAGAATCCAGATCTTCACTTAGCGAATAAGACGCAGAGTTTACAGGATTACTACGACTGGCTGAGGGTGATACGTCCGGACATCAGTATCCCCAATTTGGATATGGTGAGTGATATCGGGCATTTTGGTGTGTTCAAAAGGTCTACCCATTGTACCTTACATCCAACTCCCTATAACCGCAGGGATTTTTATAAGATCTCCCTGATCATTGGCTCCGGAATTCTTCACTATCCAAATCAGCGGATAGAGGTAAACGGCAGGGCACTGTTGTTTACCAACCCGAATATTCCATACGCATGGGAATGTACTTCTGATACGCAATCGGGGTATTTTTGTCTGTTTACGGAGAACTTCATCCATAAGAGAAACGAGAGCCTGAGGGAATCCTTGCTTTGGAGAATTCACGATTGTCCGATGATCAATATCAACGAGGAACAGGAGAAGACCTTTATGGAGATCTTTGTGAAAATGATGGGAGAGTTAGACGGCGACTATATCCATAAATATGAAATGTTGCGCAATTATATTCACCTTATCGTTCATGAAGCCTTAAAAGTAAGACCTGCAGATACTTATTTCAAAGAAAATAATGCGTCAGTCAGACTGACCTCCCTTTTTCTGGAGTTGTTAGAACGGCAGTTTCCTATTGGCTCCACGGATCATATTCTGGAGCTCAAAACAGCTCATGATTTTGCGCATAAACTTTCTGTACATGTGAACCATTTGAACCATGCGGTAAAAGAGGTGACGGGAAGGACAACTTCAGAGCATATTTCAAAAAGGATTGCCACTGAGGCTGTGGCTTTATTGAAGCATACAGAATGGAACGTTGCCCAGATTGCTTATTGCCTTGGTTTCGAATATCCGGCCAATTTTAACATCTTTTTCCGCAGACAAATGCAGGGAACGCCGAAATCATTTCGATAA
- a CDS encoding DUF6370 family protein has translation MENLITMKKLITLVFFACFALAVQAQEKVKKETVVASKQKPQVVETACGECKFGLEGKECDLAVRINGHAYFVDGTSIDDHGDAHAKDGFCNKIRKAEVTGKVVDGRFKATSFKLLKDKK, from the coding sequence ATGGAAAATTTAATAACGATGAAAAAACTGATTACACTCGTGTTTTTTGCCTGTTTTGCTCTTGCTGTACAGGCGCAGGAAAAAGTGAAAAAAGAAACTGTTGTTGCCAGTAAACAAAAGCCTCAGGTGGTGGAGACTGCCTGCGGAGAATGTAAGTTCGGCCTGGAAGGGAAAGAATGTGACCTTGCAGTGCGTATAAACGGACACGCCTATTTTGTGGATGGAACGAGCATTGATGACCATGGTGATGCCCATGCCAAAGATGGCTTTTGTAACAAGATCAGAAAAGCAGAAGTAACAGGGAAGGTCGTTGATGGCAGATTCAAAGCTACTTCTTTCAAATTATTGAAAGACAAAAAATAA
- a CDS encoding serine hydrolase, with product MLIKKPQNKHLFLIAFIFITGIIASCKVARFVYYNFADIGDHKKFPSRQLHNDGPKFVFHQTEKGIFPKKIKIYEQGEVPFDQYLEDNNTVAFMIIKNDTIQYEKYFKGYDQAAIVPSFSMAKSVISILIGCAIDDGLIKSVEEPVTNYIPELKENGFDKVTLEHLLQMTSGLEFNEGYSNPFGEVATFYYGTNLRKATTHLKLKRAPGTAFEYVSGNPQILGLVLERALKTKTITAYLQEKLWQPLGMEYDASWSLDKKKNGLEKTFCCINARARDFAKIGRLYLNKGNWNGRQVVSESWVKQSTKIDTSKGSASYYQYQWWLPTKKGDFMAAGILGQYIYVNPAKNLIIVRLGKNKGKADWQGTFIKLASSY from the coding sequence ATGTTGATCAAAAAACCTCAAAACAAACACCTCTTCCTGATTGCTTTTATTTTCATTACCGGAATTATTGCTTCCTGTAAAGTCGCCCGTTTTGTCTATTACAATTTTGCTGACATCGGAGATCATAAAAAGTTTCCTTCCCGGCAATTGCATAACGACGGACCGAAATTCGTTTTCCATCAGACAGAAAAAGGAATATTTCCGAAAAAAATCAAGATCTACGAACAAGGAGAAGTTCCTTTTGATCAATACCTGGAGGACAACAATACGGTCGCTTTTATGATCATTAAAAATGACACCATTCAATATGAAAAATATTTCAAAGGTTATGATCAGGCAGCGATTGTCCCCTCTTTTTCTATGGCAAAATCGGTGATCTCTATCCTGATCGGTTGTGCGATTGATGATGGTCTGATTAAATCTGTTGAAGAGCCTGTTACCAATTACATTCCTGAATTAAAAGAAAATGGCTTTGATAAAGTCACACTGGAACACCTTTTACAGATGACCTCAGGGTTAGAATTTAATGAAGGCTACAGCAATCCTTTCGGAGAAGTAGCTACCTTTTATTACGGCACCAACCTGAGAAAGGCAACTACCCACCTGAAATTAAAAAGAGCGCCGGGAACAGCATTCGAATATGTGAGTGGTAACCCTCAGATCCTGGGGCTGGTATTGGAAAGGGCATTAAAGACGAAAACCATCACCGCCTACCTTCAGGAGAAGCTATGGCAACCTTTGGGAATGGAATATGATGCCAGCTGGAGTCTGGACAAGAAGAAAAACGGATTGGAAAAAACATTCTGCTGCATCAATGCAAGAGCCAGAGATTTTGCCAAAATCGGCAGACTTTACCTGAACAAAGGAAATTGGAACGGTCGGCAGGTCGTATCTGAAAGCTGGGTCAAGCAATCCACCAAAATAGACACCAGCAAGGGAAGCGCTTCGTATTATCAATATCAATGGTGGCTTCCTACGAAGAAAGGTGATTTTATGGCGGCAGGGATTTTGGGACAGTACATTTATGTCAATCCGGCAAAAAATCTAATCATTGTGAGATTGGGAAAAAATAAAGGAAAGGCCGATTGGCAGGGCACTTTTATCAAGCTCGCTTCTTCCTATTAA
- a CDS encoding GNAT family N-acetyltransferase, protein MSTMSVSRSSLADLAELLTLVNVTYRGESSKKGWTDESSFIAGEIRVDEETLSAYLTHPDICILKYTDENQQIIGCVNLHKKQDKLHLGMFAVHPELQAAGIGKILLQAAEAHGKAEGCKAINLTVIQGRDELIAFYERRAYLLTGKSFPFPVEHHRFGVPLKEVMLLEMEKELTFPSN, encoded by the coding sequence ATGAGTACCATGTCCGTTTCAAGATCTTCCTTAGCTGATTTAGCAGAATTATTAACCTTAGTAAATGTCACCTACCGTGGCGAGTCGTCAAAAAAAGGATGGACTGATGAAAGTTCTTTTATAGCAGGAGAAATCAGGGTCGATGAGGAAACCCTAAGCGCCTACCTTACCCATCCAGACATCTGCATTTTAAAATATACGGACGAAAATCAGCAGATCATTGGCTGTGTTAATTTACATAAAAAGCAGGACAAGCTCCACCTGGGCATGTTTGCCGTTCATCCCGAGCTTCAGGCAGCTGGAATTGGAAAGATTTTATTACAAGCCGCTGAAGCGCATGGAAAAGCGGAAGGCTGCAAGGCAATTAACCTGACAGTTATCCAGGGCAGAGACGAATTAATCGCATTTTACGAAAGAAGAGCCTACTTGCTGACGGGTAAAAGCTTCCCTTTTCCTGTAGAACATCATAGGTTTGGCGTTCCACTAAAAGAAGTGATGCTATTGGAAATGGAAAAGGAGCTTACTTTTCCCAGCAACTGA
- a CDS encoding T6SS effector amidase Tae4 family protein, translated as MGIALPPFSELRVNYPVIEHQALLSSIGGGVNSVLMDNGCVIRMSKAFNYLGDPPIPFDQWPTPSWKVIPKSINFDELRKAKIQRDNLHSIPRTYKYVNAFETTYGADKKRYCFRVNEFFDYVNHKYKQPDHKILLEPRQTMLTVGQISQLKRTIYGKTGIICFKAKFGADRPGSAASGHFTLWDGNVCLYGDYFQDTRTYAIYFWTC; from the coding sequence ATGGGTATCGCTCTTCCTCCATTCTCAGAATTACGTGTCAACTACCCTGTGATCGAGCATCAGGCCCTATTAAGTTCAATTGGTGGCGGGGTTAACTCCGTATTAATGGACAATGGCTGTGTGATCAGAATGAGTAAAGCATTCAATTATCTCGGTGATCCACCTATTCCCTTTGATCAATGGCCTACACCTTCATGGAAGGTAATTCCAAAATCGATTAATTTTGATGAACTCAGGAAAGCTAAGATACAGAGGGATAACTTGCATAGCATTCCAAGAACATATAAATATGTGAATGCCTTTGAGACTACCTATGGGGCGGACAAAAAGCGCTATTGTTTTCGGGTAAATGAATTCTTCGACTACGTGAACCACAAATACAAGCAACCGGATCATAAAATACTCCTGGAACCACGTCAGACCATGCTAACTGTCGGACAGATTAGTCAACTCAAAAGGACAATTTATGGGAAAACAGGAATTATCTGTTTCAAGGCAAAATTTGGAGCAGACAGACCGGGATCAGCAGCATCAGGACATTTTACATTATGGGATGGTAATGTCTGTCTGTATGGCGATTATTTTCAGGACACAAGGACCTATGCCATTTATTTCTGGACCTGCTAA